Part of the Tolypothrix sp. PCC 7910 genome, ACTTAACTTAACAATAGATGAGGCAGAGCGAAAAACAATGAGTAATGTAGTAGCAATCGGTTATGGTAATGACTTACGTAGTGATGATGGTATTGGACAACGTGTAGCTCATGCCTTGGATTTTAAAAACGTCAAATCTCTGGCTGTTCACCAACTCACTCCAGAACTTGCAGATACTTTAGCAAGTGCTGATTTAGCAATTTTTATTGATGCTTGTGTAGCTTCCGAAAGTACTGAAGTGCAAGTAAAACCCCTCTCTCCAGAATTTTCCAACGTCATCGCCGGACATACAGCAGATCCGCGATCGCTTTTAGCATTGACACAAGCACTTTATGGTTATTGTCCCCCAGCTTGGTGGGTAATCGTTCCCGGAGAAAATTTTGCCATAGGCGATCGCCTTTCAGAATTTGCAGAAACAGGTGTGGCGATCGCTTTAGAAAAAATTACGCAAATTATTAGTCAAGATTACAGGTAGTCGCAACTCATGCAAAATACACTAAATTCAATTATCGAACCTGCCTACGATATTCTTCGCACCGAAAAAGCTAATCCCCTCGATTTCATCTTTGCACCGCACAATGTAGCTGTCATTGGTGCTACCGAAAAACAAGGTAGTGTGGGACGGACTTTGTTATGGAATTTAATTAGCAGTCCGTTCGGTGGTACTGTTTTTCCCGTCAATCCTAAACGTAATAGCATCCTGGGAATCAAAGCCTACCCGACAATCTTTGA contains:
- a CDS encoding hydrogenase maturation protease, yielding MSNVVAIGYGNDLRSDDGIGQRVAHALDFKNVKSLAVHQLTPELADTLASADLAIFIDACVASESTEVQVKPLSPEFSNVIAGHTADPRSLLALTQALYGYCPPAWWVIVPGENFAIGDRLSEFAETGVAIALEKITQIISQDYR